Proteins from a genomic interval of Stenotrophomonas sp. WZN-1:
- a CDS encoding TonB-dependent receptor yields the protein MSRQRSTLSRHPLTLALMGTLLASGTALAQDGNAPTQLDRVTVTGSLIPQTEIENHTPVLTVTAEDIQTRGFTSVADVLQQSSLSTGGLQGGQTSASFTQGAEAAGMFGLSPGYTKYLINGRPMLSYPALYNGGDTFNNISGIPIDIVERIEILPGGQSSLYGSDAIAGVVNIILKERMDGGVLNVRGGAYSEGGGNSFRLSGARGFNSKDDRFHALVNVQYEKTSPIWGYQRDLTKVNNPDGYSPQYVSNDFLVLLPAANNRYAMMDPNLCANVAGQFDGTTVLGTRPTGQACGSVYGTGYKTIKNGKESGQIYSSATFDVNDNFQLFGDALYSLEEVKYATGSGYTWWGTSSGWGRFYDQTSGQYMNLQRVFAPEDIGGGGYRDIMNTDRNKAYQVTLGGRGTAGNWDYSLSFTRGEYKLTERNFVRWNDPINDYFEQRVLGPVLGTTSTGYDIYSPNWEAFYAPLPAGDFQSFTGYSYSESRTWQNLARAQVTNGSLFKLPGGDAGFAVVVEGGSEGWDYTPDPGLMDGSVWGTTAVSGAGHRSNYAVTTELRMPLLETLTVTGSGRYDAFKIGSNTVDKATYSVGIEFRPIDSLLFRGKYGTAFRAPTLSDAFQGRSGYYANGSTDYYRCGQLGFDPANTTGCPYDSVSVFGTRSGNPDLEPITADVWNAGVVWAPINNLSLSVDYYNWKIKNEVDTLSSDQLLLAEYYCRNGQSNNTSASCQNVNDWITRDASGVLDEIYTPKMNVARQNLEALTASFKYVQDIGRFGSLQFSANYTDMLKRKLQPQPGDEYLDLLRDPYAMWVYDSYAKVRADGSIGWAKDNWTTTLYANYIGKTPNYMAYVGNGYDYVHSSGYKAGKWGSYTTYNLSVNYRAMENLTLSLMVNNVFNKMPDNQRYSFAGTSGQPYNNYLYNAYGRAIYVQAKYAFGVK from the coding sequence ATGTCTCGCCAACGTTCCACGCTCTCGCGCCACCCTCTGACTCTCGCCCTGATGGGCACCCTGCTGGCCTCTGGAACCGCCCTGGCCCAGGACGGCAACGCGCCGACCCAGCTTGACCGTGTGACCGTCACCGGATCGCTGATTCCGCAGACCGAGATCGAGAACCACACGCCCGTCCTGACTGTCACCGCCGAGGACATCCAGACCCGTGGTTTCACCAGCGTCGCCGATGTCCTGCAGCAGTCCTCGCTGTCCACCGGCGGCCTGCAGGGTGGCCAGACCTCCGCATCCTTCACCCAGGGTGCCGAAGCGGCCGGCATGTTCGGCCTCAGCCCGGGCTACACCAAGTACCTGATCAACGGCCGGCCGATGCTCTCGTATCCGGCGCTGTACAACGGCGGCGATACCTTCAACAACATCAGCGGCATCCCGATCGACATCGTCGAACGCATCGAGATCCTGCCGGGCGGACAGTCCTCGCTGTACGGCTCGGACGCGATCGCCGGCGTGGTCAACATCATCCTCAAGGAGCGCATGGATGGTGGCGTGCTCAATGTGCGTGGTGGCGCCTACAGCGAAGGGGGCGGCAACAGCTTCCGCCTCAGCGGTGCACGCGGCTTCAACTCCAAGGATGACCGCTTCCATGCACTGGTCAACGTGCAGTATGAAAAGACCAGCCCGATCTGGGGTTACCAGCGTGACCTGACCAAGGTCAACAACCCCGACGGCTACAGCCCGCAGTATGTCTCCAATGATTTCCTGGTGCTGCTGCCGGCCGCCAACAACCGCTACGCGATGATGGACCCGAACCTGTGCGCCAACGTGGCCGGCCAGTTCGACGGCACCACTGTGCTCGGCACCCGGCCGACCGGCCAGGCCTGCGGTTCGGTCTATGGCACCGGCTACAAGACCATCAAGAACGGCAAGGAAAGCGGGCAGATCTACAGCTCCGCCACGTTCGACGTGAACGACAATTTCCAGCTGTTCGGCGATGCGCTGTACAGCCTGGAAGAGGTCAAGTACGCAACCGGTTCCGGCTACACCTGGTGGGGCACCTCTTCGGGGTGGGGCCGCTTCTATGACCAGACCAGCGGCCAGTACATGAACCTGCAGCGCGTGTTCGCGCCAGAGGACATCGGCGGCGGTGGTTACCGCGACATCATGAACACCGACCGCAACAAGGCCTACCAGGTCACCCTTGGCGGCCGCGGCACCGCAGGCAACTGGGACTACAGCCTCAGCTTCACCCGCGGTGAGTACAAGCTGACCGAACGCAACTTCGTACGCTGGAACGACCCGATCAACGACTACTTCGAGCAGCGCGTGCTGGGCCCGGTGCTGGGCACCACCAGCACCGGCTACGACATCTACAGCCCAAACTGGGAAGCGTTCTACGCGCCGCTGCCCGCCGGTGACTTCCAGAGCTTCACCGGCTACAGCTACAGCGAAAGCCGCACCTGGCAGAACCTGGCCCGCGCCCAGGTCACCAATGGCTCGCTGTTCAAGCTGCCCGGTGGCGATGCTGGCTTCGCCGTGGTTGTCGAAGGTGGCAGCGAAGGCTGGGACTACACGCCCGACCCGGGCCTGATGGACGGCAGCGTGTGGGGCACCACCGCCGTATCCGGTGCAGGCCATCGCAGCAACTACGCGGTGACCACCGAGCTGCGCATGCCGCTGCTGGAGACGCTGACTGTCACCGGCTCCGGCCGCTATGACGCCTTCAAGATCGGCAGCAACACCGTAGACAAGGCCACCTACAGCGTCGGCATCGAGTTCCGTCCGATCGACAGCCTGCTGTTCCGCGGCAAGTACGGCACCGCCTTCCGCGCGCCGACCTTGTCCGACGCCTTCCAGGGCCGCAGCGGTTACTACGCCAACGGCTCCACCGACTACTACCGTTGCGGCCAGCTGGGCTTCGATCCGGCCAACACCACCGGCTGCCCATACGACAGCGTCTCGGTGTTCGGCACCCGCTCGGGCAACCCGGACCTGGAGCCGATCACCGCCGACGTCTGGAATGCGGGCGTCGTCTGGGCACCGATCAACAACCTGTCGCTGTCGGTCGACTACTACAACTGGAAGATCAAGAACGAGGTCGATACGCTCAGCTCCGACCAGCTGCTGCTGGCCGAGTACTACTGCCGCAACGGCCAGTCCAACAACACCTCGGCCAGCTGCCAGAACGTCAATGACTGGATCACCCGTGATGCATCGGGCGTGCTCGACGAGATCTACACGCCGAAGATGAACGTCGCCCGCCAGAACCTGGAAGCGCTGACCGCCAGCTTCAAGTACGTGCAGGACATCGGCCGCTTCGGCTCGCTGCAGTTCTCGGCCAACTACACCGACATGCTCAAGCGCAAGCTGCAGCCGCAGCCGGGCGACGAGTACCTGGACCTGCTGCGCGACCCGTATGCGATGTGGGTGTATGACTCGTACGCCAAGGTGCGCGCGGACGGTTCGATCGGCTGGGCCAAGGACAACTGGACCACCACCCTGTACGCCAACTACATCGGCAAGACGCCGAATTACATGGCTTACGTGGGCAACGGCTATGACTACGTCCACAGCTCCGGTTACAAGGCTGGCAAGTGGGGTTCCTATACCACTTACAACCTGAGCGTGAACTACCGCGCGATGGAAAACCTGACCCTGTCGCTGATGGTCAACAATGTGTTCAACAAGATGCCGGACAACCAGCGCTACAGCTTCGCCGGCACCAGCGGCCAGCCGTACAACAACTACCTGTACAACGCCTACGGGCGCGCGATCTACGTGCAGGCCAAGTACGCGTTCGGCGTGAAGTAA
- a CDS encoding TonB-dependent receptor, with protein MEKTRPLHRNPLSLALSSALLLAAALPAFAQEGEAAKDTAESAKKASNEAAATQLDRITVTGSHIYRAGYDTLEPAAVVSRQDIEAYGHTNLIDALTKIPGVSAGVSSRGDQAGFGAGVNFASRFGLGSNRLLTLVNGRRFVTSAPPTVFGAGGGSGIQVDMNAIPTVMVERVESLSIGGAPTYGSDAISGVNNIILRDKFEGAEVEIGFGRTTKNDNDRYSWSAIFGSGFADGRGHFTIAAELDNSDGVNALQRDFYRNGYSLQTNPTAANVARFQSWRTPGNDGRIDPGIPFNTGPADGIADQVWIRNRRISSMTFGGLIMPSDIQVRRSYQRNATGELNGFGPNNKLWHFNNKGDLVAYDPGISYPSGNASGGDGLNLNETLPLIADLERRTVYSTGSFDFNDNVRGFFELSHYSATARETLDQNVYNAAGFGAANPDGSGDQSGAMLFSANNPFLSAESRRILAENGITSFRLSRSSRDLSMNNASTDTRLSRIVLGLDGFFDIGERRFNWETSVTHGRGDFDYKGTGLIQQNFINALNVKRDASGNIVCDASAPGTTADPNCRPLNLFGENQASPEALAYVSTPTLAKARTRQTVFNASVTGGLFDLPGGEFSFAAGVEHRREEGSFTPSEYQRLGQGRSVPIQGAKGDYHTNEIFAEFLAPLFNPDWDLPGLHRLDVTLKGRRVVNSVAGGFNAYTYGVQYEPFAGIQLRGSKTQSLRAPSIAELYTSLQPAYYNIPEVCSVSAINGGTNPAIRRRNCEAFFQAYPGADPATFQASPTNTLGSVNGYTGLKNEKAKSWTAGIVFAPDWAKGLRVAADWYDIKITDVITSLSPTDIITGCFDNPDFNASNVPNANRFCSLVTRNPLSGAATDIRTEYGNGPVLMFRGWTAEVDYNWDMGRFGQVALGFYGYMPKNRGQAANTDVPFVERVGTFDEPKRQFRWTAQHAIGKWSYGVTSNYTSGSQFSLTATPESRQYFKRDSWTTWDANVSYRLTDNARVNLSVLNLSDDIGPFPYVLDALGRRYMASLRYSFR; from the coding sequence ATGGAAAAGACTCGCCCACTACACCGCAATCCGTTGAGCCTCGCGCTCAGCTCGGCCCTTCTGCTTGCTGCCGCCCTGCCTGCCTTCGCGCAGGAGGGGGAAGCGGCCAAGGACACCGCCGAAAGCGCGAAGAAGGCTTCCAATGAAGCCGCGGCCACCCAGCTGGACCGCATCACGGTTACGGGCTCGCACATCTACCGCGCTGGCTATGACACCCTGGAACCTGCCGCCGTGGTGTCCCGCCAGGACATCGAGGCGTACGGGCACACCAACCTGATCGATGCGTTGACCAAGATCCCCGGTGTTTCGGCCGGTGTCTCCTCGCGTGGCGACCAGGCTGGCTTCGGTGCAGGCGTGAACTTCGCCAGCCGTTTCGGCCTGGGCAGCAACCGCCTGCTGACCCTGGTCAACGGCCGGCGCTTTGTGACCTCGGCACCGCCAACCGTGTTCGGCGCAGGCGGCGGCTCGGGCATCCAGGTCGACATGAACGCGATTCCGACCGTGATGGTCGAGCGCGTGGAGAGCCTGAGCATCGGTGGCGCACCCACCTATGGTTCGGACGCCATTTCCGGCGTGAACAACATCATCCTGCGTGACAAGTTTGAAGGCGCTGAGGTTGAGATCGGCTTTGGCAGGACTACCAAGAACGACAATGACCGTTACTCATGGTCCGCCATCTTCGGCAGCGGCTTCGCCGATGGCCGTGGTCATTTCACCATTGCTGCCGAACTGGACAACAGCGATGGCGTGAACGCGCTCCAGCGCGATTTCTACCGCAACGGCTACAGCCTGCAGACCAATCCGACCGCAGCAAACGTGGCGCGCTTCCAGTCGTGGCGTACCCCGGGCAATGACGGCCGCATCGATCCCGGCATCCCGTTCAACACCGGGCCGGCCGACGGCATTGCCGACCAGGTCTGGATCCGCAACCGGCGCATTTCCAGCATGACCTTCGGTGGCCTGATCATGCCGTCGGACATCCAGGTGCGGCGCAGCTACCAGCGCAATGCCACAGGTGAATTGAACGGCTTCGGCCCGAACAACAAGCTCTGGCACTTCAACAACAAGGGCGATCTGGTTGCCTACGATCCAGGCATTTCCTATCCCAGCGGCAATGCGTCCGGCGGCGATGGCCTGAATCTCAACGAAACCCTGCCGCTGATCGCCGACCTCGAACGCCGTACGGTCTATTCGACCGGCAGCTTCGACTTCAACGACAACGTGCGTGGCTTCTTCGAACTGTCGCACTACAGCGCCACCGCGCGCGAGACGTTGGACCAGAACGTCTACAACGCCGCTGGCTTCGGTGCTGCCAATCCCGATGGCAGTGGTGACCAGAGCGGCGCGATGCTGTTCAGCGCGAACAATCCGTTCCTCAGTGCGGAGTCGCGCCGTATCCTGGCCGAGAACGGCATCACCTCGTTCCGCCTGTCGCGCTCCTCGCGCGACCTGAGCATGAACAACGCCAGCACCGATACGCGCCTGAGCCGCATCGTGCTCGGCCTGGACGGCTTCTTCGACATTGGTGAGCGCCGTTTCAACTGGGAAACCAGTGTGACCCATGGTCGAGGCGACTTCGACTACAAGGGGACCGGCCTGATCCAGCAGAACTTCATCAATGCGCTCAACGTGAAGCGCGATGCCAGCGGCAACATCGTCTGTGATGCCTCCGCCCCTGGCACGACCGCGGATCCCAACTGCCGTCCGCTGAATCTGTTCGGCGAGAACCAGGCATCGCCGGAAGCACTGGCCTATGTGTCGACGCCGACCCTGGCCAAGGCGCGGACGCGCCAGACCGTGTTCAACGCGTCGGTGACCGGTGGCCTGTTCGACCTGCCGGGCGGCGAGTTCTCCTTCGCCGCAGGCGTGGAGCATCGGCGCGAAGAAGGTTCGTTCACCCCGAGCGAATACCAGCGGCTGGGGCAGGGCCGTTCGGTGCCGATCCAGGGCGCCAAGGGCGACTATCACACCAATGAAATCTTCGCCGAGTTCCTGGCGCCGCTGTTCAACCCTGACTGGGATCTGCCGGGCCTTCATCGCCTGGACGTGACCCTGAAGGGGCGCCGCGTGGTCAACTCGGTGGCCGGTGGCTTCAATGCGTACACCTATGGCGTCCAGTACGAGCCGTTCGCGGGAATCCAGCTGCGCGGCAGCAAGACCCAGTCGCTGCGTGCCCCGTCGATTGCCGAGCTCTATACCTCGCTGCAGCCGGCGTACTACAACATCCCGGAAGTCTGCTCCGTGTCGGCCATCAACGGCGGCACCAATCCGGCAATCCGCCGCCGCAACTGCGAGGCCTTCTTCCAGGCTTACCCGGGTGCGGATCCGGCAACGTTCCAGGCATCGCCGACCAACACCCTCGGCTCGGTCAACGGCTACACCGGGCTGAAGAACGAGAAGGCCAAGTCCTGGACGGCGGGCATCGTGTTCGCACCGGACTGGGCGAAGGGGCTGCGGGTTGCCGCCGACTGGTATGACATCAAGATCACCGATGTGATCACCAGCCTCAGCCCGACCGACATCATCACCGGCTGCTTCGACAACCCGGACTTCAATGCGTCCAACGTGCCCAATGCCAACCGCTTCTGCAGCCTGGTGACGCGCAATCCGCTGAGCGGTGCAGCTACCGACATCCGCACCGAGTACGGCAATGGCCCGGTGCTGATGTTCCGCGGCTGGACGGCCGAGGTGGATTACAACTGGGACATGGGCCGATTCGGGCAGGTCGCACTGGGCTTCTACGGCTACATGCCGAAGAATCGTGGCCAGGCCGCGAACACGGATGTGCCGTTCGTGGAGCGCGTGGGTACGTTCGACGAGCCCAAGCGCCAGTTCCGCTGGACGGCGCAGCATGCCATCGGCAAGTGGAGCTATGGCGTGACGTCCAACTACACCAGCGGCTCGCAGTTCAGCCTTACCGCAACCCCGGAAAGCCGGCAGTACTTCAAGCGTGACAGCTGGACGACCTGGGATGCCAATGTCAGCTACCGCCTGACCGACAATGCACGGGTGAACCTGTCGGTGCTGAACCTGTCCGACGACATCGGGCCGTTCCCGTACGTGCTGGACGCGCTGGGCCGTCGCTACATGGCCAGCCTGCGCTACAGCTTCCGCTGA
- a CDS encoding M13 family metallopeptidase, producing MPNFRPLAIALGISLATLVPTHDAFAAKKKAARAPAVSAQCSDFYGATNAGWLKANPTPQIGATTALGQLVDRSRQQQRELLDAAMKSPQGNVQKLLGDFWASGLDEAAVEADGSNPIAPLLTRINAIKKAKDVPASIAALHQVGIPVAFNFGPDVDLKALDRHIGYFMQGGMGLPDPAFYTRTDADTVALMGRYRNYVKQILALTGTPAAKLDAESQSVIALETELARNAQSLAGINNPFNNYAPISTKELNSRYRNLQLDAFLKAQGVDDDLVSLADPGLFKQLDGMVTKLKPDQWKAYLRWRVGDAMAPYLSKAYRDAEFEFRGRVLRGETLPPQRWEDVLDAINVAAGPMVGREYAARYLSAEDRRQAAWIVDKLREVQIEAVKNNSWMSAEAKTEAQAKLAALKIEIGTPLRDLDYSVQPMGRGSFGGNMLIASTWRHREEMKRIGKGNADRRWDVLPQQPSLAYDLAQNRLIVTAAILQGPVFNAKADAADKFGSFGGLVGHELTRAIDAKGALVDAKGELRSWWTPADKTAWTLLGNRVAAQYSAYDFPGVKGAKVNGTLTQEENLADIAGLELAWAAYTAQEPKAKQAQQQGFFRAWSTLWAQQLSPNEAVRRLTADIRAPGLWRSNGTLANLPAFGATFSCKAGQPMQRSEADQIKVWR from the coding sequence ATGCCCAACTTCCGTCCGCTTGCCATCGCCCTGGGCATCAGCCTGGCGACCCTGGTCCCGACCCACGATGCGTTCGCCGCCAAGAAAAAGGCCGCACGCGCTCCGGCTGTCAGCGCCCAGTGCAGCGATTTCTATGGCGCCACCAATGCAGGCTGGCTGAAGGCCAACCCGACGCCGCAGATCGGCGCCACCACCGCGCTGGGCCAGCTGGTCGACCGCAGCCGCCAGCAGCAGCGTGAACTGCTCGACGCCGCGATGAAGTCGCCGCAGGGCAACGTGCAGAAGCTGCTGGGCGACTTCTGGGCCAGCGGCCTGGACGAAGCCGCCGTGGAAGCAGACGGGTCCAACCCGATCGCGCCGCTGCTGACCCGCATCAACGCCATCAAGAAGGCCAAGGATGTTCCGGCATCGATCGCTGCGCTTCACCAGGTCGGCATCCCGGTGGCCTTCAACTTCGGCCCGGACGTCGACCTGAAGGCACTGGACCGCCATATCGGCTACTTCATGCAGGGCGGCATGGGCCTGCCGGACCCGGCGTTCTACACCCGCACCGACGCCGACACCGTGGCGCTGATGGGTCGCTACCGCAACTACGTCAAGCAGATCCTGGCGTTGACCGGCACCCCGGCGGCGAAGCTGGATGCCGAATCGCAGTCGGTGATCGCGCTGGAGACCGAGCTGGCGCGCAATGCGCAGTCGCTGGCCGGCATCAACAACCCGTTCAACAACTACGCGCCGATCTCCACCAAGGAGCTCAACAGCCGTTACCGCAACCTGCAGCTGGACGCGTTCCTGAAGGCACAGGGCGTGGACGACGACCTGGTCTCGCTGGCCGACCCGGGCCTGTTCAAGCAGCTCGATGGCATGGTCACCAAGCTCAAGCCGGACCAGTGGAAGGCCTACCTGCGCTGGCGCGTGGGCGACGCGATGGCGCCGTACCTGTCCAAGGCCTACCGCGACGCAGAGTTTGAATTCCGTGGCCGCGTGCTGCGTGGCGAAACCCTGCCGCCGCAGCGCTGGGAAGACGTGCTGGACGCGATCAACGTGGCCGCCGGCCCGATGGTCGGCCGCGAATATGCGGCCCGTTACCTGTCGGCCGAAGACCGTCGCCAGGCGGCGTGGATCGTCGACAAGCTGCGCGAAGTGCAGATCGAGGCGGTCAAGAACAACAGCTGGATGAGCGCCGAAGCCAAGACCGAAGCGCAGGCCAAGCTGGCCGCACTGAAGATCGAGATCGGTACCCCGCTGCGCGACCTCGACTACAGCGTGCAGCCGATGGGCCGCGGCTCGTTCGGCGGCAACATGCTGATCGCTTCGACCTGGCGCCACCGCGAGGAAATGAAGCGCATCGGCAAGGGCAACGCCGACCGCCGCTGGGATGTGCTGCCGCAGCAGCCGTCGCTGGCCTACGACCTGGCGCAGAACCGCCTGATCGTCACCGCGGCGATCCTGCAGGGCCCAGTGTTCAACGCCAAGGCCGACGCCGCTGACAAGTTCGGCAGCTTCGGTGGCCTGGTCGGCCATGAGCTGACCCGTGCGATCGACGCCAAGGGCGCGCTGGTCGACGCCAAGGGCGAACTGCGCAGCTGGTGGACCCCGGCCGACAAGACCGCCTGGACCCTGCTCGGCAACCGCGTGGCCGCGCAGTACAGCGCCTACGACTTCCCGGGCGTGAAGGGTGCCAAGGTCAACGGCACGCTCACCCAGGAAGAGAACCTGGCCGACATCGCCGGCCTGGAGCTGGCCTGGGCGGCCTATACCGCGCAGGAGCCGAAGGCCAAGCAGGCGCAGCAGCAGGGCTTCTTCCGCGCCTGGTCGACCCTGTGGGCGCAGCAGCTGTCGCCGAACGAGGCCGTGCGCCGCCTGACTGCCGACATCCGCGCGCCGGGCCTGTGGCGCAGCAATGGCACGCTGGCGAACCTGCCGGCCTTCGGTGCCACCTTCAGCTGCAAGGCCGGCCAGCCGATGCAGCGCAGCGAAGCCGACCAGATCAAGGTCTGGCGCTGA
- a CDS encoding M13-type metalloendopeptidase, whose protein sequence is MTRTPKIVLLTLAVSAALVGCGKTETPAKDATASAPATAEATTYKLDDSKLPAYNAFQPSDLDTTKDACTAFGDYVNSKWLAANEIPGDRTSWGAFTILDERSVAVQHQLAEQVAQVKTPNHIEKIVGDLWATGMDEAKINAQGIEPLKADLTAIDGLQDKAAIADYLRSSAAKGDNVLFGFGAEADFKNSAMNMAYASQGGLGLPDTTYYTDAKNADKLKAYQAHVAKVLELSGVAAADAAKQAEDVVKFETRLAKASKSRVELSRNVELYYNPVTLADADKLTPNFSWTEFFKSQGVAAPEKFSLAMPAFHEEVSKALADTDPSVWRAYLRFHTVDSASPYLADAFVQENYEFYGKTLNGQKEQKPRWKRVLGTIENDAGEAFGQLYVKVAFSPEAKAKMEELVKNLAASLKDRIQGLSWMSEETKAKAIAKWETFTPKIGYPDKWRDWSGLQTQRDSYLGNVRAANEFNYKFNLSKIGKPVDKTEWGMTPQTVNAYYNPLQNEIVFPAAILQPPFFDPKADDALNYGGIGAVIGHEMTHGYDDQGARFGPTGNMEDWWTPADKKNFEGLTGKLVKQFDQYKVDGQAVNGHLTLGENIADLGGLATAYDALQKATAGKEDAKVDGFTRDQRFFFNWATVWRTKYTPENAKVRLATDPHAPAQFRAMGAPSNLPTFAAAFQCKAGSPMARAGEQQVVIW, encoded by the coding sequence GTGACCCGTACTCCCAAGATCGTGCTGCTGACCCTGGCCGTTTCGGCCGCGCTGGTTGGCTGCGGCAAGACTGAAACCCCGGCCAAGGACGCCACCGCCTCCGCCCCGGCCACCGCCGAAGCCACCACCTACAAGCTGGACGACAGCAAGCTGCCGGCCTACAACGCCTTCCAGCCGAGCGACCTGGACACCACCAAGGACGCCTGCACCGCCTTCGGCGACTACGTCAACAGCAAGTGGCTGGCCGCCAATGAAATCCCGGGCGACCGCACCAGCTGGGGCGCGTTCACCATCCTCGACGAGCGCTCGGTGGCCGTGCAGCACCAGCTGGCCGAACAGGTCGCGCAGGTCAAGACCCCGAACCACATCGAGAAGATCGTCGGTGACCTGTGGGCCACCGGCATGGACGAAGCCAAGATCAATGCGCAGGGCATCGAGCCGCTGAAGGCCGATCTGACTGCGATCGACGGCCTGCAGGACAAGGCGGCGATCGCCGACTACCTGCGCAGCAGCGCCGCCAAGGGTGACAACGTCCTGTTCGGCTTCGGCGCCGAAGCAGACTTCAAGAACTCCGCCATGAACATGGCCTATGCCAGCCAGGGCGGCCTGGGCCTGCCGGATACCACCTACTACACCGATGCCAAGAATGCCGACAAGCTGAAGGCCTACCAGGCGCACGTCGCCAAGGTGCTCGAGCTGTCCGGCGTGGCCGCGGCCGATGCGGCCAAGCAGGCCGAGGACGTGGTCAAGTTCGAAACCCGCCTGGCCAAGGCCTCCAAGTCGCGCGTGGAGCTGTCGCGCAACGTCGAGCTGTACTACAACCCGGTCACCCTGGCCGACGCCGACAAGCTGACCCCGAACTTCAGCTGGACCGAGTTCTTCAAGTCGCAGGGCGTGGCCGCGCCGGAGAAGTTCTCGCTGGCCATGCCGGCCTTCCATGAGGAAGTCAGCAAGGCGCTGGCCGACACCGATCCGTCGGTGTGGCGCGCCTACCTGCGCTTCCACACCGTGGACAGCGCTTCACCGTACCTGGCTGACGCCTTCGTGCAGGAGAACTACGAGTTCTACGGCAAGACCCTCAACGGCCAGAAAGAACAGAAGCCGCGCTGGAAGCGCGTGCTGGGCACCATCGAGAATGATGCCGGTGAAGCCTTCGGCCAGCTGTACGTGAAGGTTGCCTTCTCGCCGGAAGCCAAGGCGAAGATGGAAGAACTGGTGAAGAACCTGGCCGCCTCGCTGAAGGACCGCATCCAGGGCCTGAGCTGGATGAGCGAGGAAACCAAGGCCAAGGCCATCGCCAAGTGGGAAACCTTCACCCCGAAGATCGGTTACCCGGACAAGTGGCGCGACTGGTCCGGCCTGCAGACCCAGCGCGACAGCTACCTGGGCAACGTGCGCGCGGCCAACGAGTTCAACTACAAGTTCAACCTGTCCAAGATCGGCAAGCCGGTGGACAAGACCGAGTGGGGCATGACCCCGCAGACCGTCAACGCCTACTACAACCCGCTGCAGAACGAGATCGTGTTCCCGGCCGCCATCCTGCAGCCGCCGTTCTTCGATCCGAAGGCCGACGACGCGCTGAACTACGGCGGCATCGGTGCGGTGATCGGCCATGAAATGACCCACGGTTACGACGACCAGGGCGCGCGCTTCGGGCCGACCGGCAACATGGAAGACTGGTGGACCCCGGCCGACAAGAAGAACTTCGAAGGCCTCACCGGCAAGCTGGTCAAACAGTTCGACCAGTACAAGGTCGACGGCCAGGCAGTGAACGGCCACCTGACCCTGGGCGAGAACATCGCCGACCTGGGTGGCCTGGCCACCGCCTACGACGCCCTGCAGAAGGCCACCGCCGGCAAGGAAGATGCGAAGGTCGACGGCTTCACCCGCGACCAGCGCTTCTTCTTCAACTGGGCCACCGTGTGGCGCACCAAGTACACCCCGGAAAACGCCAAGGTGCGCCTGGCCACCGACCCGCACGCCCCGGCGCAGTTCCGCGCCATGGGTGCGCCGTCGAACCTGCCGACCTTCGCTGCCGCGTTCCAGTGCAAGGCCGGTTCGCCGATGGCCCGCGCCGGCGAGCAGCAGGTGGTGATCTGGTAA